A genomic region of Chionomys nivalis chromosome 12, mChiNiv1.1, whole genome shotgun sequence contains the following coding sequences:
- the LOC130885024 gene encoding 40S ribosomal protein S20-like: MAFKDTGKTPVEPEVAIHRIRITLSSRNVKSLEKVCANLIRGAKEKNLKVKGPVRMPTKTLKITTSKIPCGEGSKTWDRFQMRIHKRLIDLHSPSEIVKQITSISIEPGVEVEVTIADA, translated from the coding sequence ATGGCTTTCAAAGACACCGGGAAGACGCCCGTGGAGCCCGAAGTGGCGATCCACCGAATCCGGATCACGCTCTCCAGCCGCAACGTGAAGTCGCTGGAGAAGGTGTGTGCCAACCTGATCAGAGGTGCCAAGGAGAAGAACCTGAAAGTGAAGGGGCCCGTGCGCATGCCCACCAAGACCCTGAAGATCACTACGAGTAAAATACCATGCGGAGAAGGCTCCAAGACGTGGGATCGTTTCCAAATGAGAATCCACAAGCGCCTCATTGACTTGCACAGCCCCTCTGAGATAGTTAAACAGATTACGTCCATCAGTATTGAGCCGGGCGTGGAGGTTGAAGTCACCATTGCGGATGCCTAA